From the genome of Excalfactoria chinensis isolate bCotChi1 chromosome 14, bCotChi1.hap2, whole genome shotgun sequence, one region includes:
- the NLRC3 gene encoding NLR family CARD domain-containing protein 3 — translation MGRWWMQAEVCTAVNTVLVTLGPPMPRNTSDGRGLDQSPPEAADEVHLTTVPGGDHWLPAEAGAPHSGGGWPGAGGELPARAEPMVQKHLESLQSFCGNSLEKGSLQRLANLLLVEGLTDIQQKEHDILQMEMTKGLRNVSKSIPLEKLFLPLSKVSIPPRISVTTGVAGIGKSTLVKLFVGRWTKGLINRDIVFVLPFTFRELNTYEKLSVEKLIRSSFPHITEPNCISTGAARTLLILDGLDEFKTPLDFSNTVACTDPKKEIQVDNLITNIIRGNLLQEASVWVTSRPAAASQIPGGLIDRMTEIRGFRAAEMKDFLDQMFPDNKDLSSQVLHHIKANRSLHIMCTVPGFCRIYGSSIGYYLKNSTGQPQEMAVVPKTLSEIYSYYFKLAMSSDWPERQRETLRIEQAVNNSKKVMGSLGRLAFYGLLKRKHVFYEQDMKTYGIDLSLLHSSLCSRLFLKEDMQSTTVYYFSHLTIQEFLAAIYYYTAAKRAIFDLFTESGMSWPKLGFLNHFKSAVQRSLQAEDGQLDIFVRFLSGLLSPQVNQLLSGWLLVKDEHNSYRSQAISFLQGCLNTNYVISSQTVNAVHCLHEIQHTEIAKAVEEAMKTESLAGMLTPVNCSALAYLLQVSDVCMEETNLSNCLTYNICKSLLPQLLFCHSLRLDNNQFKDNVMELLGSMLSVKDCQIQRLSLAENQICNKGAKALARSLMVNRSLTVLDLRSNTIGPSGAKALADALKKNQVLLSLNLQHNVIKEEGATALAEALLTNRRLITLHLQKNSIGAHGARKLAEALAQNCSLKELMLSSNSVGDNGSVALAEALKVNHSLQSLDLQSNSISNTGVSALTEALCSNKGLIDLNLRENSISKEGGPAIARALRTNCTLRKLDLAANLLHDEGGKAIALAMKENRALTSLHLQWNFIQTQAAVALAQALQSNGSLVSLDLQENAIGDEGMAALAAALKVNTTLADLHLQVASISAAGAQALAEALMVNSSLQVLDLRGNSISVAGAKAMANALKVNRSLRWLNLQENSLGMDGAICIATALRGNHGLTYVNLQGNRIGQSGAKMISDAIRTNSPNCVVVV, via the exons ATGGGACGGTGGTGGATGCAGGCTGAAGTCTGCACTGCTGTGAACACTGTGCTCGTCACCTTGGGACCGCCGATGCCACGGAACACCTCTGATGGAAG AGGCTTGGATCAGTCGCCACCGGAGGCAGCTGATGAGGTCCATCTCACCACAGTTCCTGGAGGAGATCATTGGCTACCTGCAGAGGCTGGAGCTCCTCACAGTGGAGGAGGCTGGCCGGGCGCAGGAGGCGAGCTCCCTGCCCGAGCAG AACCGATGGTGCAGAAACATCTGGAGAGTCTCCAAAGCTTCTGTGGGAACAGCTTGGAGAAAGGTTCCCTCCAGCGCCTCGCGAACCTGCTGCTAGTGGAAGGCTTGACTGACATCCAGCAGAAGGAGCACGACATCCTGCAGATGGAAATGACCAAAGGCCTACGAAATGTATCCAAGAGCATCCCTTTAGAGAAGCTCTTCTTGCCCCTGTCCAAGGTCAGCATCCCCCCGCGGATCTCTGTGACCACAGGGGTGGCTGGGATCGGCAAAAGCACGCTGGTGAAGCTGTTTGTTGGCCGCTGGACAAAGGGGTTGATCAACAGGGACATCGTGTTCGTGCTGCCCTTTACCTTCCGGGAGCTCAACACCTACGAGAAGCTCTCTGTGGAGAAGCTCATCCGCTCGTCGTTCCCCCACATCACCGAACCCAACTGCATCTCCACGGGAGCTGCCAGGACGCTGCTCATCCTTGACGGCTTGGATGAGTTTAAGACCCCTCTGGATTTTTCCAACACGGTTGCGTGCACCGATCCCAAAAAGGAGATTCAAGTGGACAACCTGATCACCAACATCATACGAGGCAACCTGCTACAGGAGGCTTCTGTCTGGGTCACCTCGCGGCCCGCAGCGGCCAGCCAGATCCCCGGCGGGCTCATAGACCGCATGACGGAAATACGCGGCTTcagggctgcagagatgaaAGACTTTTTGGACCAGATGTTTCCTGACAACAAAGACTTATCCAGCCAGGTTCTGCATCACATCAAGGCTAACAGATCCTTGCACATCATGTGCACGGTTCCTGGATTTTGCAGGATTTACGGCTCTTCAATTGGTTATTACCTAAAAAACAGCACCGGACAACCCCAAGAAATGGCAGTTGTTCCTAAGACCTTGTCAGAAATCTATTCCTATTATTTTAAACTGGCTATGAGCAGTGACTGGccagaaaggcagagagaaaccCTTAGGATCGAGCAAGCTGTGAACAACAGCAAGAAAGTGATGGGCAGCTTGGGCAGGCTGGCCTTCTATGGGCTGCTCAAACGGAAACACGTGTTCTACGAGCAGGACATGAAGACGTACGGCATAGACCTCTCCTTGCTGCACAGCAGTTTGTGCAGCAGACTCTTTCTCAAAGAGGACATGCAGTCCACCACAGTCTATTATTTCTCCCACTTAACCATACAGGAGTTTTTAGCAGCTATTTATTATTACACCGCTGCCAAGCGGGCAATATTCGATCTCTTCACGGAGAGCGGGATGTCCTGGCCCAAGCTGGGCTTCCTCAACCACTTCAAGAGCGCCGTCCAGAGGTCGCTGCAGGCTGAGGACGGGCAGCTCGATATCTTCGTGCGCTTCCTCTCTGGGCTGCTCTCCCCGCAGGTGAACCAGCTGCTCTCCGGCTGGCTCCTGGTGAAGGATGAGCACAACAGCTACAGGAGCCAAGCCATCagcttcctgcagggctgcctcaACACGAACTACGTTATCTCCTCGCAGACGGTGAACGCCGTGCACTGCCTGCATGAGATTCAGCACACGGAGATCGCTAAGGCTGTGGAGGAAGCGATGAAGACCGAGAGCCTGGCTGGGATGCTCACACCCGTGAACTGCTCTGCCCTGGCGTACCTCCTGCAGGTCTCTGATGTGTGCATGGAGGAGACCAACCTCTCCAACTGCCTCACTTACAACATCTGCAAGAGCCTGCTCCCCCAGCTCCTCTTCTGCCACAGCCTCAG GCTGGACAATAACCAGTTTAAGGACAACgtgatggagctgctgggcagcatGCTGAGTGTGAAGGACTGCCAGATCCAGAGGCTCAG CCTAGCAGAAAATCAGATCTGCAATAAGGGTGCCAAAGCACTAGCCAGGTCGCTGATGGTGAACAGAAGCTTGACCGTGCTGGA CCTGCGAAGCAACACCATCGGCCCATCGGGAGCAAAAGCACTGGCtgatgcactgaaaaaaaaccaagtCCTGCTTTCCCTGAA cctgcagcacaatGTGATCAAGGAGGAGGGTGCCACGGCCCTGGCTGAGGCCCTGCTGACCAACCGCAGGCTGATAACCCTGCA CCTTCAGAAAAACTCCATTGGTGCCCATGGTGCAAGGAAGTTAGCAGAGGCGCTGGCGCAGAACTGCAGCCTCAAGGAACTGAT GCTCTCCAGCAACTCTGTAGGAGACAATGGTTCGGTTGCCTTGGCTGAAGCCCTGAAGGTCAATCACAGTCTGCAAAGCCTTGA TCTGCAGAGCAATTCCATCAGTAACACTGGGGTCAGTGCGCTGACAGAGGCTCTCTGCTCCAACAAGGGACTCATTGACCTCAA CTTGAGGGAGAACTCCATCAGCAAGGAGGGTGGCCCCGCCATCGCCCGCGCCCTGCGCACCAACTGCACCCTCAGGAAGCTGGA TTTAGCAGCCAACCTCCTGCATGATGAAGGCGGCAAGGCCATCGCTTTGGCCATGAAGGAGAACCGGGCGCTCACATCCCTCCA CCTGCAATGGAACTTCATTCAGACGCAAGCGGCCGTGGCCCTGGCACAAGCACTGCAATCCAATGGCAGCCTGGTCAGCCTCGA TTTGCAGGAGAATGCCATCGGGGATGAGGGAATGGCCGCCCTGGCTGCTGCGTTGAAGGTCAACACCACGCTGGCAGATCTCCA CCTCCAGGTGGCTTCCATCAGTGCAGCTGGTGCCCAAGCCCTAGCAGAGGCCTTGATGGTCAACAGCAGCTTGCAGGTCCTGGA CTTGAGGGGAAACTCCATCAGCGTGGCAGGGGCCAAGGCAATGGCCAACGCACTGAAGGTGAACCGCAGCCTCCGCTGGCTCAA CCTGCAGGAGAACTCCCTGGGCATGGATGGGGCCATCTGCATTGCCACCGCGCTGAGGGGCAACCACGGCCTCACCTACGTCAA cctgcagggAAACCGTATTGGCCAGTCGGGAGCCAAGATGATCTCTGACGCCATCCGGACCAACTCACCCAACTGCGTGGTGGTGGTGTGA